Proteins from one Embleya scabrispora genomic window:
- a CDS encoding phage major capsid protein, whose amino-acid sequence MPTLTLTERRAALLAQLDDPEFDGDVDRLIAEADEIAGQIQQTNERAAARSRLLTQAPPEPQRPTGPQPGAVQGAPQVDSARALSIGRRFLQSEALAQYRAAGMSGTTRYDIPDFDHRAAPAGTIVTGTYPSQTQRVPGVLTAQPDLPLLVADLLDRQTSTGQTLEYVRDISGPATAPAGGWNAAAVVPEGNDKPQSDFAFELVSTSMKTLAHWVAITRQAADDEGQLQGYIEGRLSYGLRYKEDREILTGNGTTQMQGITTTSGIGTYTAAASESKLISIRRARTVAELAMYPPDGVVMHPSDWEDVELDEDGTGQFRVVANIQGLAPARLWGLAVVSTVAMTAGTFLVGGFRMGATLWERQGITILMTDSHASLFIANTLVVLAEMRANVAVHTPRAFVLGTFAA is encoded by the coding sequence GTGCCCACCCTCACCCTGACCGAGCGCCGCGCGGCGCTGCTCGCCCAGCTCGACGACCCGGAGTTCGACGGCGACGTCGACCGCCTGATCGCCGAGGCCGACGAAATCGCCGGGCAGATCCAGCAGACCAACGAGCGCGCCGCGGCTCGGAGTCGGCTCCTCACCCAGGCTCCGCCCGAGCCGCAGCGGCCGACCGGCCCGCAGCCCGGCGCGGTCCAGGGCGCCCCGCAGGTCGACAGCGCGCGGGCTCTCTCCATCGGCCGCCGGTTCCTCCAGTCCGAAGCCCTCGCGCAGTACCGCGCCGCCGGCATGTCCGGCACCACGCGGTACGACATCCCCGACTTCGACCACCGCGCGGCACCCGCCGGCACGATCGTCACCGGGACCTACCCGTCGCAGACCCAGCGCGTCCCGGGCGTCCTGACCGCGCAGCCCGATCTGCCGCTGCTCGTCGCCGACCTGCTCGACCGGCAGACGTCGACCGGCCAGACCCTGGAGTACGTGAGGGACATCTCCGGCCCGGCGACCGCGCCGGCCGGCGGATGGAACGCGGCGGCGGTCGTGCCCGAGGGCAACGACAAGCCTCAGTCGGATTTCGCGTTCGAGCTGGTCTCCACGTCGATGAAGACCCTGGCGCACTGGGTCGCGATCACGCGGCAGGCCGCCGACGACGAGGGCCAGTTGCAGGGCTACATCGAAGGCCGGCTGAGCTACGGCCTGCGGTACAAAGAAGACAGGGAGATCCTCACCGGCAACGGCACCACGCAGATGCAGGGGATCACCACGACCTCCGGTATCGGCACCTACACCGCGGCCGCATCCGAGTCGAAGCTGATCAGCATCCGCCGCGCGCGCACCGTCGCCGAGCTGGCGATGTATCCGCCGGACGGTGTCGTGATGCACCCGTCCGACTGGGAGGACGTGGAGCTCGACGAGGACGGCACCGGGCAGTTCCGGGTGGTGGCGAACATTCAGGGTCTGGCGCCCGCGCGGCTGTGGGGCCTCGCCGTGGTGAGCACCGTGGCGATGACCGCCGGGACCTTCCTGGTCGGTGGGTTCCGTATGGGCGCCACCCTCTGGGAGCGGCAGGGGATCACCATCCTCATGACCGACTCCCACGCCAGCCTGTTCATCGCGAACACCCTCGTTGTGCTGGCCGAGATGCGCGCGAACGTCGCCGTGCACACCCCGCGGGCGTTCGTGCTCGGCACGTTCGCGGCCTGA
- a CDS encoding ATP-binding protein, producing MSPGPASLAAIAQRAKDGLGNTRSRATRIQQHTRDTFSPVLTLGRGLNRQLAWARAWWKNASADKRKIGAAVVAGALLALYFLPYAPLIALLLILAAAAWLGRAEKPPAPEPGPDPTELRLQAVYNGLVPHLADDHDPARLFHPGGTYRDAFRDWELDGDRITRLELTYSPYFTDDDPGARARIERVLQAKIGRGREYFHDWDTEHNRLTVAALPPLPAAVPAQQFVTAPCEILLGITDADSTNRRTPIRVDGATHQLPPVIWRTGNRSTDPHLLAVAAPGAGKSNLLRTIALQAARDGDIVVIDGSGSGDYACLAGRRNILRVETGYHGALETLTWLRHETERRIAAVTHAKQHGTPVPDNARRPLWVILDEITELTDLAAGQGTTDPQELLDLPLRLGRAAHIGVITSTRPTHLDRLRPALIADTHTRVVLGPLEPETIRTVLGTGPGVSGGEDMPPGRGYVRIGNGPVVRIQIPHTPDPLEEDTPEAERRRLLALLPHHTDALAVEDPTISLAKERRREPEPTA from the coding sequence ATGTCCCCCGGCCCCGCATCCCTCGCCGCCATCGCCCAGCGCGCCAAGGACGGCCTCGGCAACACCCGCTCGCGCGCCACGCGGATCCAGCAGCACACGCGCGACACCTTCTCGCCCGTGCTCACCCTCGGCCGCGGCCTGAACCGGCAACTCGCCTGGGCCCGGGCCTGGTGGAAGAACGCCTCCGCGGACAAGCGCAAGATCGGGGCCGCGGTCGTCGCCGGCGCGCTGCTCGCCCTGTACTTCCTGCCGTACGCCCCGCTGATCGCCCTGCTGCTGATCCTGGCCGCCGCCGCCTGGCTCGGCCGCGCGGAGAAGCCCCCCGCCCCCGAGCCCGGCCCCGACCCCACGGAACTGCGGCTCCAGGCCGTCTACAACGGCCTCGTACCGCACCTCGCCGACGACCACGACCCGGCCAGGCTCTTCCATCCGGGCGGCACCTACCGCGACGCCTTCCGCGACTGGGAACTCGACGGCGACCGGATCACCCGCCTCGAACTCACCTACAGCCCCTACTTCACCGACGACGACCCCGGCGCCCGAGCCCGGATCGAACGGGTGCTCCAGGCCAAGATCGGCCGCGGCCGCGAGTACTTCCACGACTGGGACACCGAGCACAACCGCCTCACCGTCGCCGCACTGCCCCCGCTGCCCGCCGCCGTCCCGGCCCAGCAGTTCGTCACCGCGCCGTGCGAGATCCTGCTCGGCATCACCGACGCCGACAGCACCAACCGCCGCACCCCGATCCGGGTCGACGGGGCCACCCACCAACTCCCGCCGGTCATCTGGCGCACCGGCAACCGCAGCACCGACCCGCACCTGCTCGCCGTCGCCGCCCCCGGCGCGGGCAAGTCGAACCTGCTGCGCACCATCGCCCTCCAGGCCGCCCGCGACGGCGACATCGTGGTGATCGACGGCAGCGGCTCCGGCGACTACGCCTGCCTGGCCGGGCGCCGCAACATCCTGCGCGTCGAGACCGGCTACCACGGCGCCCTGGAGACGCTGACCTGGCTGCGGCACGAGACGGAGCGCCGGATCGCCGCCGTCACCCACGCCAAACAACACGGCACGCCGGTTCCGGACAACGCCCGCCGTCCGCTGTGGGTGATCCTGGACGAGATCACCGAACTGACCGACCTCGCCGCCGGCCAGGGCACCACCGACCCCCAGGAACTGCTCGACCTGCCCCTGCGCCTGGGGCGCGCCGCCCACATCGGCGTGATCACCAGCACCCGCCCCACCCACCTGGACCGGCTGCGCCCCGCGCTGATCGCCGACACGCACACGCGCGTCGTCCTCGGTCCGCTGGAGCCCGAGACCATCCGGACCGTCCTGGGCACCGGCCCCGGCGTCTCCGGCGGCGAGGACATGCCGCCCGGGCGCGGCTACGTACGGATCGGCAACGGCCCGGTGGTGCGCATCCAGATCCCGCACACCCCGGATCCGCTCGAAGAGGACACCCCCGAGGCGGAACGCCGGCGCCTGCTCGCCCTGCTGCCGCACCACACCGACGCGCTCGCCGTCGAGGACCCCACCATCTCGCTCGCCAAGGAGCGCCGGCGAGAGCCCGAACCGACCGCCTGA
- a CDS encoding HK97 family phage prohead protease: MIEYRTVEVIESRIDDGEDGTFEGWGCRFGVVDSYGTTFHPKAFRKGGLKARDSFALLFMHDPYTPLGTFRAEERDDVGLWIGGRYDDTPDGATGRTRARSGSAAELSVGFVRTDLPPVDKLVEMSEEAYRDVMDNIRGARLVEVSQITARMASVPGSKLTTVRSALDDLYGADDTPDLLAVEAERARRTGAQVPSRRRELLAARARLTMAVPLG; this comes from the coding sequence GTGATCGAGTACCGCACCGTCGAGGTCATCGAGTCCCGCATCGACGACGGCGAGGACGGCACATTCGAAGGCTGGGGCTGCCGGTTCGGCGTGGTCGACAGCTACGGCACCACGTTCCACCCGAAGGCATTCCGCAAAGGCGGGCTCAAGGCTCGCGACTCGTTCGCCCTGCTGTTCATGCACGACCCGTACACGCCGCTCGGCACGTTCCGCGCGGAGGAGCGTGACGACGTCGGCCTCTGGATCGGCGGCCGGTACGACGACACCCCCGACGGAGCGACCGGCCGCACCCGCGCCCGGTCCGGCTCGGCCGCCGAACTGTCCGTAGGGTTCGTGCGGACCGACCTGCCACCCGTCGACAAGCTGGTCGAGATGAGCGAGGAAGCCTACCGAGACGTGATGGACAACATCCGCGGCGCCCGGCTGGTCGAGGTGTCCCAGATCACCGCCCGCATGGCGTCGGTGCCCGGCAGCAAGCTCACGACGGTGCGGTCCGCGCTGGATGATCTGTACGGCGCCGACGACACACCCGACCTGCTGGCGGTCGAGGCCGAGCGCGCACGCCGCACCGGCGCACAGGTGCCCAGTCGGCGGCGGGAGTTGCTCGCCGCGCGGGCTCGGCTGACCATGGCGGTGCCTCTCGGCTGA
- a CDS encoding phage portal protein, with protein MGLATVLTAAARTAGAVVATFADAARAGRADQAPPEQRAMSGMTYSPSATYLSGGASMLALDAETRGYAASAVAYRCIEAIASNGASVDLQVTRPDGGVIEGHWCSELFNKRPNPTMSAVMLKYLLLGQLELGGQTFAFLDRGETGLGDPGAMHLLFGQVQPVVDRASSDRPTPADVVGFIATSPSGERVPLLPDEVLWIRYPHPFRPLEALAPWRAAMHAVEMDAHAREWQSSSYRNGARPGGVIYLGDMDEDTHNKTVAAFRAGVEGPRNAGKHLLVSTPPGGGEGNRPEYLQLGLSPAEMDYLESRGANAQEVMLAFGVPKDYLLGGATYENRTASKSTLWSDTILPKLTVIASEIDRVLLPSDSEDAGWNLAAVDALQDSQDSVANRVRAHTYADIMMIDEARAEVGLDPLPGGQGAMTLTPYRAQFAAEAGPAAAGGDRAWDAVWLHRQLPTAPAPAVASVPPVAAIATRRQPTAADILAAYDDLEAIGEAAVRRLAREQREIVLRDFDRLMSKPQRSAAWLDEIRTAAVTLAREGALTLEVPDDESTDPRCSTALEVIRWSTEGAEWDDYDVRIKIAEIFDAKRWKRRTGELFRRWFKRTVEEAVQGIDPAADLVEDDPVIVEMDRRLGILAERVTHTTRQILEARLLQHGVAEGESIPELRARIQQVFTDLEDWRANRVARTETVGGYSAAALQAARANGATHKVWHATNDQRTRPSHRAASGSRAEIDARFRLTQCQHPADPHGPPNQSIQCRCYLSFEFEPTEDS; from the coding sequence GTGGGACTCGCCACCGTCCTGACCGCCGCCGCCCGCACCGCCGGCGCGGTGGTCGCCACGTTCGCCGACGCCGCCCGAGCCGGACGCGCCGACCAGGCCCCGCCCGAGCAGCGCGCCATGAGCGGCATGACGTACAGCCCGAGCGCGACGTACCTGTCCGGCGGCGCGTCCATGCTGGCGCTCGACGCCGAGACCCGCGGGTACGCCGCCAGCGCAGTCGCCTACCGCTGCATCGAAGCCATCGCCAGCAACGGCGCCAGCGTCGACCTCCAGGTCACCCGCCCCGACGGCGGCGTGATCGAAGGGCACTGGTGCAGCGAGCTGTTCAACAAGCGGCCGAACCCAACCATGAGCGCGGTCATGCTCAAGTACCTGCTGCTCGGACAGCTCGAACTCGGCGGCCAAACCTTCGCGTTCCTCGACCGCGGGGAGACCGGCCTCGGTGACCCGGGCGCGATGCACCTCCTGTTCGGCCAGGTACAGCCGGTGGTTGACCGGGCCTCCAGCGACCGGCCCACCCCGGCCGACGTGGTCGGGTTCATCGCGACGTCGCCGAGTGGCGAGCGCGTGCCGCTGCTGCCGGACGAGGTGTTGTGGATCAGGTACCCGCACCCGTTCCGCCCGCTGGAGGCGCTGGCCCCGTGGCGGGCCGCGATGCACGCGGTCGAGATGGACGCGCACGCCCGCGAGTGGCAGTCCTCGTCGTACCGCAACGGGGCGCGTCCGGGCGGCGTGATCTACCTCGGCGACATGGACGAGGACACCCACAACAAGACCGTCGCGGCGTTCCGCGCCGGCGTCGAGGGCCCGCGCAACGCCGGCAAGCACCTGCTCGTCAGCACGCCGCCCGGCGGCGGCGAGGGCAACCGGCCCGAGTACCTGCAGCTGGGGCTGTCGCCCGCCGAGATGGACTACCTGGAATCGCGCGGCGCCAACGCCCAGGAGGTGATGTTGGCGTTCGGTGTCCCAAAGGACTACCTGCTTGGCGGGGCAACCTACGAGAACCGGACCGCCAGCAAGAGCACTCTCTGGTCCGACACGATCCTGCCGAAGTTGACGGTCATCGCCAGCGAGATCGACCGCGTCCTGCTGCCGTCCGACAGCGAGGACGCCGGTTGGAACCTCGCCGCTGTCGACGCGCTGCAGGACTCGCAGGACAGCGTGGCCAACCGGGTGCGGGCGCACACCTACGCCGACATCATGATGATCGACGAGGCCCGGGCGGAGGTCGGCCTTGACCCGCTGCCGGGCGGTCAGGGCGCGATGACGCTGACGCCGTACCGCGCCCAGTTCGCGGCCGAGGCCGGGCCCGCCGCCGCCGGCGGTGACCGCGCATGGGACGCCGTGTGGCTGCATCGCCAACTGCCGACAGCGCCGGCGCCCGCTGTCGCCAGCGTGCCGCCAGTCGCCGCCATCGCCACCCGCCGCCAGCCGACAGCCGCCGACATCCTGGCGGCATACGACGACCTGGAGGCGATCGGCGAGGCAGCCGTCCGGCGGCTCGCGCGCGAGCAACGCGAGATCGTGCTCCGGGACTTCGACCGGTTGATGAGCAAGCCCCAGCGGTCGGCGGCGTGGCTCGACGAGATCCGCACCGCGGCGGTCACGCTCGCCCGGGAGGGCGCGCTGACCCTGGAGGTACCCGACGACGAGTCCACCGACCCGCGTTGCTCGACCGCGTTGGAGGTGATCCGGTGGTCGACCGAGGGCGCCGAGTGGGACGACTACGACGTCCGGATCAAGATCGCCGAGATCTTCGACGCGAAGCGGTGGAAGCGCCGGACCGGCGAGCTGTTCCGCCGCTGGTTCAAGCGGACCGTCGAGGAAGCCGTCCAGGGCATCGACCCGGCGGCCGACCTCGTCGAGGACGACCCGGTGATCGTCGAGATGGACCGCCGGCTCGGCATCCTCGCCGAGCGGGTCACGCACACGACCCGCCAGATCCTGGAGGCCCGGCTCCTGCAACACGGCGTGGCCGAGGGCGAGTCCATCCCCGAGCTGCGCGCCCGGATCCAGCAGGTGTTCACCGACCTGGAGGACTGGCGCGCGAACAGGGTGGCGAGGACCGAGACCGTCGGCGGGTACTCGGCCGCCGCGCTCCAGGCCGCCCGCGCCAACGGCGCCACCCACAAGGTGTGGCACGCCACCAACGACCAGCGCACCCGTCCCAGCCACCGGGCCGCCAGCGGCAGCCGCGCGGAGATCGACGCCCGGTTCAGGCTGACCCAGTGCCAGCACCCGGCCGACCCGCACGGACCGCCGAACCAGTCGATCCAGTGCAGGTGTTACCTCTCGTTCGAGTTCGAGCCCACGGAGGACTCATGA
- a CDS encoding HK97-gp10 family putative phage morphogenesis protein gives MSMNFQIDGRAYERGLRRWIGRISDGARDAMTRTGTRMVSEAQELCPVDTGRLRSSIRHSVSGSRRSWTVTIGTNVNYAAHVEFGTRPHVIRPKNKKALFWPGALHPVAVVHHPGTKPQPFMRPAIARAPAIWAEEAPRAARG, from the coding sequence ATGAGCATGAATTTCCAGATTGACGGCCGCGCGTACGAGCGTGGCCTACGTCGGTGGATCGGCCGCATCTCCGACGGCGCCCGCGACGCAATGACCCGGACCGGCACGCGGATGGTCTCCGAGGCACAGGAGTTGTGCCCGGTTGACACAGGCCGGCTGCGGTCCTCTATCCGGCACTCGGTGTCCGGATCGCGCCGGTCGTGGACTGTGACGATCGGTACGAACGTGAACTACGCGGCTCACGTCGAATTCGGGACGAGGCCGCACGTCATCAGGCCCAAGAACAAGAAGGCGCTGTTCTGGCCGGGCGCGCTGCACCCGGTCGCGGTCGTGCACCACCCCGGGACCAAACCGCAGCCGTTTATGCGGCCGGCGATCGCCCGCGCGCCTGCGATCTGGGCGGAAGAGGCACCGAGGGCGGCGAGAGGCTGA
- a CDS encoding phage tail protein, with the protein MPISRVTKLFAVRDAKVFPLLDDPAGGTPSYGAGVDVPGIKSMEISGDVETKELRGDNQLLDADSVFTNVSVSFPHAKLSLDVLTVIASGAVTDSGTGSTEASEWTLTGDSKPPAFKIEGVTPASGGDIIGGDVHFTAWKCILSKFPGLGLAEEDYRTIENEARAVPLISTNKQLSARINKTATAIVTTPTP; encoded by the coding sequence ATGCCCATCTCCCGAGTGACCAAGCTGTTCGCGGTCAGGGACGCAAAGGTGTTCCCCCTGCTCGACGACCCGGCCGGCGGCACGCCGTCCTACGGGGCCGGCGTTGACGTACCCGGGATCAAGTCGATGGAGATCTCCGGCGACGTCGAAACGAAGGAACTCCGCGGCGACAACCAACTCCTGGACGCGGACTCGGTGTTCACGAACGTGTCCGTCTCGTTCCCCCACGCGAAGCTCTCCCTGGACGTGCTCACCGTCATCGCCAGCGGCGCAGTCACGGACTCGGGTACGGGCTCGACCGAGGCGTCCGAGTGGACTCTGACCGGCGACTCGAAGCCGCCGGCTTTCAAGATCGAGGGCGTCACGCCCGCGTCGGGCGGCGACATCATCGGCGGCGACGTCCACTTCACCGCGTGGAAGTGCATCCTCTCCAAGTTCCCCGGGTTGGGGTTGGCCGAGGAGGACTACCGCACGATCGAGAACGAGGCACGCGCGGTACCGCTCATCTCGACCAATAAGCAGCTGAGCGCCCGCATCAACAAGACCGCCACGGCGATCGTCACCACCCCAACCCCCTGA
- a CDS encoding peptidoglycan recognition protein family protein: MAWYSGATKRELQPESDSQPAIRPTQLIFHSIAAPWTNQRMYEYWRDSTNLDSHFGCQYDGGLMQFIGTETRADANASANRRADGTGAVSCESASNLEHTDPWTDAQIASLIRLGVWLHERHGLPLRICRTWDDPGYGYHRMFPEWSLGGTACPGDARVKQFREVLFPGIVAAIEGGGIPTSHEENDMPSAIDLWSYRNEAMSDRDVYQVVMDTDATVQQLADAVAALAAEVKQLRAGGAK, translated from the coding sequence ATGGCCTGGTATTCCGGCGCTACGAAACGCGAGCTGCAACCCGAATCCGACTCCCAGCCCGCCATCCGCCCCACTCAACTGATCTTCCACTCGATCGCCGCGCCGTGGACCAACCAAAGGATGTACGAGTACTGGCGCGACTCGACCAACCTGGACTCGCACTTCGGCTGCCAATACGACGGCGGGCTGATGCAGTTCATCGGCACCGAGACCCGCGCCGACGCCAACGCCTCGGCGAACCGGCGAGCCGACGGCACCGGAGCAGTCAGCTGCGAGAGCGCGAGCAACCTGGAGCACACCGACCCGTGGACCGACGCCCAGATCGCGAGCCTGATCCGGCTGGGCGTCTGGCTGCACGAACGGCACGGCCTGCCGCTGCGGATCTGCCGCACCTGGGACGACCCGGGCTACGGCTACCACCGGATGTTCCCCGAGTGGTCCCTGGGCGGCACCGCCTGCCCCGGCGACGCCCGCGTGAAGCAGTTCCGCGAGGTGCTGTTCCCCGGCATCGTCGCCGCGATCGAGGGCGGCGGCATCCCTACCAGTCATGAGGAGAACGACATGCCCAGTGCCATCGACCTGTGGAGCTACCGCAACGAGGCCATGTCCGACCGCGACGTCTACCAGGTCGTCATGGACACCGACGCCACCGTGCAGCAGCTCGCCGACGCGGTCGCCGCGCTCGCGGCCGAGGTCAAGCAGCTGCGCGCGGGCGGTGCGAAGTGA
- a CDS encoding DUF2304 domain-containing protein — MVLSISGVLLLGVIAYVLFRKDGLRIPHALVCALFGFYLAGSSIAPHITASSNSIANLLSGITF, encoded by the coding sequence ATGGTTCTGTCCATCTCCGGCGTCCTGTTGCTCGGCGTCATCGCCTACGTCCTGTTCCGCAAGGACGGTCTGCGCATCCCGCACGCCCTCGTCTGCGCCCTCTTCGGCTTCTACCTGGCGGGCAGTTCGATCGCCCCCCACATCACCGCGAGCAGCAACAGCATCGCCAACCTCCTCAGCGGCATCACCTTCTGA
- a CDS encoding helix-turn-helix domain-containing protein, with translation MADDHDIRSIGQRIHDIRRREGISRADLAAVADRSTDWLKSVELGRRQLDRIGPLMAIADRLGVDLAELIGVAPRDDRSPRTGYDAVPQIRRSLLRHQLGQPTGHPRPLADLRLDAHTAHRHRQAARFGDLGALLPGLIDDASTAAAAHDGDEQQQTHGLLSAVLCDTAMLVKRLGQIDLATVSARQAVDAAVAAGDPLLEIAAMWTQAEVCVSAGARVEGLGIVRAGLDRLDTLLSDDDMPAWSLWGTMHLVAAVQAAQWSDRATVEDHIREATAAAERTGDRNDHGTCFGPANAALMELSSRLELGDGRAALEATQGVDLSALPTERRARHLIDVGRAHAQARDDAASMRSLLEADRLAPEYVHSHAMVRDMVVTARRRDLLTSREPVHRMARRIGVS, from the coding sequence GTGGCTGACGACCACGACATCCGCAGCATCGGCCAGAGAATCCACGACATCCGCCGCCGGGAGGGCATCTCCCGCGCCGACCTCGCCGCCGTTGCCGACCGCAGCACCGACTGGCTCAAGTCGGTGGAGTTGGGCCGCCGGCAGCTCGACCGCATCGGCCCGCTCATGGCCATCGCCGACCGGCTCGGCGTCGACCTCGCCGAGCTGATCGGCGTGGCGCCGCGGGACGACCGCAGCCCGCGCACCGGCTACGACGCCGTGCCCCAGATCCGCCGGTCGCTGCTGCGGCACCAGCTCGGGCAGCCCACCGGCCACCCGCGGCCGCTCGCCGACCTGCGTCTCGACGCGCACACCGCTCACCGCCACCGGCAGGCCGCGCGGTTCGGCGATCTCGGCGCGCTCCTCCCTGGGCTGATCGATGACGCGTCGACCGCCGCCGCTGCCCACGACGGCGACGAGCAGCAGCAGACCCACGGGCTGCTGTCGGCGGTGCTGTGCGATACGGCGATGCTGGTCAAACGGCTCGGGCAGATCGACCTGGCGACCGTCTCGGCTCGGCAGGCCGTTGATGCAGCCGTGGCCGCTGGTGATCCCCTGCTGGAGATCGCTGCGATGTGGACCCAGGCGGAGGTGTGCGTGTCCGCCGGTGCGCGGGTCGAGGGTCTGGGCATCGTGCGGGCCGGACTCGATCGACTCGACACGCTGCTGAGCGACGACGACATGCCCGCCTGGAGTCTGTGGGGGACCATGCACCTGGTTGCGGCGGTCCAGGCCGCGCAGTGGTCGGACCGGGCGACTGTCGAGGACCACATCCGGGAGGCCACAGCCGCGGCCGAGCGGACCGGTGATCGCAACGACCACGGGACCTGCTTCGGTCCGGCGAACGCGGCGTTGATGGAGCTGTCGTCCCGCCTCGAACTCGGAGACGGGCGGGCAGCCCTGGAGGCGACTCAGGGCGTCGACCTGTCTGCACTCCCCACGGAGCGGCGCGCTCGGCATCTCATCGACGTTGGCCGGGCCCACGCCCAGGCCCGCGACGACGCCGCGTCGATGCGGTCGCTGCTGGAGGCCGATCGTCTGGCGCCGGAGTATGTGCACTCGCATGCGATGGTGCGCGACATGGTCGTGACCGCGCGCCGACGGGACCTGCTGACGTCGCGTGAACCAGTGCACCGCATGGCCCGCCGCATCGGCGTGAGTTAG
- a CDS encoding collagen-like protein, which translates to MTRTQRVLARQWRWWALVAVLLTLAGAMLLVWIRVSAESGRADRIAAESGRRAAAVAVLADDVRAMRAQVQATGGTPVVPDPGASVPDLPARAGERGPAGPPGPAGPPGRDGDSIPGPAGPGGQPGAPGESVAGPAGPAGVDGAAGAPGVDGAAGPAGPAGPAGPAGEAGPAGPAGADGRDGAPGPTCPTGYTLAAPAWDPAALVCRRDGAPAPTTPPTLPPSTEPATRRR; encoded by the coding sequence GTGACCCGGACACAGCGCGTGCTCGCACGCCAGTGGCGGTGGTGGGCGCTCGTCGCCGTGCTGTTGACCCTGGCCGGCGCAATGCTGCTGGTGTGGATCCGGGTGTCGGCCGAGTCGGGCCGCGCGGACCGGATCGCGGCGGAGTCCGGGCGCCGGGCGGCCGCGGTCGCCGTGCTGGCGGACGACGTCCGGGCGATGCGCGCCCAGGTGCAGGCGACCGGCGGCACGCCGGTGGTGCCGGACCCGGGCGCGTCGGTGCCGGACCTGCCGGCGCGTGCGGGCGAACGCGGCCCGGCCGGTCCGCCTGGTCCTGCAGGGCCGCCCGGCCGGGACGGCGACTCGATCCCGGGGCCGGCCGGGCCGGGCGGGCAGCCGGGTGCGCCGGGTGAATCGGTTGCCGGTCCGGCCGGTCCGGCAGGTGTCGACGGCGCTGCCGGTGCTCCGGGGGTCGACGGCGCTGCAGGGCCTGCGGGTCCTGCCGGTCCGGCGGGCCCTGCAGGTGAGGCCGGTCCGGCGGGTCCTGCAGGAGCGGACGGCCGGGACGGCGCGCCCGGCCCGACATGCCCGACCGGCTACACCCTGGCGGCGCCGGCGTGGGATCCGGCGGCGCTGGTGTGCCGCCGCGACGGCGCGCCCGCACCGACCACGCCGCCGACGCTGCCGCCGAGCACCGAGCCGGCGACCCGGCGGCGATGA
- a CDS encoding phage distal tail protein encodes MFDQQRIGRITWGGLQFGPGSRYHVTEVAGVDDLPALRLQDVARVGDHGDYLGTDYAEPRHPTLSLGLRGDDPDGLRGLVQALKRATGVGATGPLVFVDWGVQVTARLRRRSIPYEAGALWRIGTAALEWVCPDPRVYDVVEQSASTGLPVNEPGIDWGSSPEGLDWGTAPEGLDWGAAGSTGGISVANSGDAATHPTIEFAGPVARPSLTNLATGDVLEYDLLLAAGDVLVVDTAAGTVRLGGQDRLYTITARSVPESAFTLPPGTSDLAFRGDDSGPTGGTVTVRWRSAMW; translated from the coding sequence ATGTTCGATCAGCAGCGCATCGGCCGCATCACCTGGGGCGGGCTCCAGTTCGGACCCGGGTCGAGGTATCACGTGACCGAGGTAGCCGGTGTCGACGACCTGCCGGCGCTCCGCCTGCAGGACGTCGCGCGGGTCGGCGACCACGGCGACTACCTCGGCACCGACTATGCCGAGCCGCGGCACCCGACGCTGTCCCTCGGCCTGCGGGGCGACGACCCGGACGGGCTCCGCGGCCTGGTCCAGGCGCTCAAGCGGGCGACGGGTGTTGGCGCTACCGGGCCGCTGGTGTTCGTCGACTGGGGTGTCCAGGTGACCGCCCGGCTGCGGCGCCGCTCGATCCCGTATGAGGCCGGGGCGCTGTGGCGGATCGGTACGGCCGCGCTGGAGTGGGTGTGTCCGGACCCGCGTGTGTACGACGTGGTCGAGCAGTCCGCGAGCACGGGGCTGCCGGTGAACGAGCCGGGCATCGACTGGGGGTCGTCACCGGAGGGCCTGGATTGGGGCACCGCGCCGGAGGGCCTGGACTGGGGGGCGGCCGGGTCGACCGGCGGCATCTCGGTGGCCAACAGCGGCGACGCCGCGACGCATCCGACGATCGAGTTCGCCGGCCCGGTCGCCCGGCCGAGCCTGACGAACCTCGCGACCGGTGACGTCCTGGAGTACGACCTCCTGCTCGCGGCCGGTGACGTCCTGGTCGTCGACACGGCGGCCGGGACGGTGCGCCTCGGTGGGCAGGACCGGCTGTACACGATCACCGCGCGGAGCGTGCCGGAGTCCGCGTTCACGCTGCCGCCCGGCACATCAGACCTTGCCTTCAGGGGCGACGACTCCGGCCCGACCGGCGGCACCGTGACGGTGCGCTGGCGATCGGCCATGTGGTGA